The genomic region CCGGTTTTTAATGAAGGACATGCCAATTTGGATGATGCGGCCACCCTTGGCCACGCTGGGCTGTGTTGTTTCTAAATCAACGATTACAAAGGAATCGTTCGCTCGCATAAAGCCTACCTCGCCTGCTGATTTTAATCTAAACTTAAATTCTCCGTTAGAAGATTAGATGGTGTCTAGCGTATATCAGTCTTATTTTACACTACTGAACCCGATGAGGTACAATGAACAGAAGTTACGGGAGCATATTATGTCAAAAGAAGCTGTGGGCGTAGGTACCGCCCATGCCAAAGCCATCCTAATTGGGGACCACGCCGTCGTTTATAATCAACCAGCCGTGGCCATCCCCCTACCCAACATGAACATTGAGGCCACCCTAAGAGCCGGCTATAGCGGACAAATCATTGATATGTCAGGCTTTCATGGCGATCTCAACGAACTGGGAGCCGATGCAGAAGGACTACGCCAACTCATCATTTCCCTCCTTAAAAAATTCGATTTAGATCAGGCCCCCTTTACCCTGGATATTAACTCCAATATCCCCCAGGAACGTGGATTTGGCGCCTCTGCGGCCGTGGCAACCGCCATCACCGAGGCCTTTTTTAATTTTCAAGGCCAAGACCTGCCCCAAGACCAGTTAAATTACTTTACTGGAATTGAGGAAAATATTTCCCACGGTTCCCCTTCCGGGATTGATGCCGCCACGGTGAGCTCTAATCAACCGGTTTGGTACCAAGACAAAATGACCGAACCCTTTGACATGAACCTGACGGCTACCCTGGTCTTGGCCGACACCGGCGTTCGTGGTCAAACCGTCCGTGCCGTCCGGGTGGTCAAGGAACTGTTGGAAACACAGTATGACCGCACCTGGGCTTCTATTACCCGGCTGGGTCAGATTGCGGCCGAAGTCCGTCAGGACCTCAACCAGAACAATCCGGTCCACCTTGGTCGGATGTTTACCATGGCCCACCACGAATTACAGTCCCTGAACGTTTCCCACCCAAAACTCGATAACCTAGTTAACGCCGCCCTCCACAACGGAGCCCTGGGCGCTAAACTGACCGGTTCAGGGATTGGCGGTGCCATGTTTGCCCTGGCCCGCGATAATAACGATGCCATTCAAATTGCCAACGCCTTGAACCGCGCTGGCGCAAAGAACACCTGGATTCAACCGCTATGACAACGACTGCAACCGCTCACACGAATATCGCCTTCATTAAGTACTGGGGCAAAAAGGATCCAGTCCTAAATTTGCCAACGACCAGTTCCCTGTCGTTGACCTTGGACAAGTTTTATACCCAAACCACGGTTAGCCCATCGGTCCGCGACCAGCTGACCATCAATGGGATTGATCAACCCGTCGACCGGGTGCGCCAGTTCCTAGACATTTTGCGCCAGGAACTGGGTTATTTCCCACCCATGCAGGTAGAATCAAATAACCAGGTGCCAACAAGTGCCGGTCTAGCTTCCTCAGCGTCGGCCTTTGCGGCCCTGACGGCCGCGGTGGTTAAAGAGGCCGGTCATGATTTGTCTTTTACCGAGCTATCGCGATTGGCACGACGAGGATCAGGTTCCGCCACCCGCTCTTTTTTCCCGGACTTTGCGGTTTGGCAGGCCGGTGACGATGACGCTAGCTCCTACGCCTACCACCTGGATGTCCCCCGACTTCCACTGGCCTTAGTCGTCGTTGAACTGGCGGACACTACTAAGAAGGTTTCCTCCTCGGATGGCATGCAACGGGCGATGACTTCTCCCTACTATGCCAACTGGGTCCAGGATTCGAAAAAAGAATTACCAGAGATGGAGGCAGCCCTGGCCAAGGGCGACCTGGACCAGGTTGGTGCCCTCGCTGAAAAAAACGCCCTGGGCATGCATGAATTGAATTTAACCGCTAAAGACCGACGGTTCACCTACTTTACGCCGCAAACCCTCCAGGTAATCCACCTGGTACAGGCCATGCGTAAGCAGGGTGTGCTGGCTTATGCCACCATCGATGCCGGTCCAAATGTCAAAATCATCACAAGTGATGACCAGGCCCCGGCCGTGATGGAACAGGTTCAAGGCACCCTGCCCAAGGCCCGCCTAACCGTTGCCCATGGTGGACCGGGGTTGCACTATGACTAAGAAACCGCTGTCGATTTACAGTCCGGGTAAACTCTTTTTAGCCGGTGAATACGCGGTGACGAAAGCTGGTCAAAGCGCCATTGTGGCTGCCGTTGACCGTGGCTTGACCTTTACCATTTCTACCAGCCTAGATGCCAGCTTCCGGCTATCTTCATCCAGCATTGTAACGGATTGGACCTTTAATGAGGGACAAGATTATGCCATCGAAGGCCCCTGGGCCTTTGTCCAGGCCAGTGTGAAGATTTTACAGACCTATCTGGCCCTTGAGGGCCGGGCATTGCTGACCCCCTTCCAGCTGGCCATCGACAGCCAGTTGCTGGCAGCCAATGGCCAAAAGTTAGGCTTGGGTTCCTCAGCAGCCGTTGTGGCCGGTACCATTAACGTTTTAGATGCCTACTTTGATTTACAGTTGGGTCAGTTAAAACGTTTTAAACTAGCCGCCCTCGCCCACCACTATGTCCAGGGCAATGGTTCCCTGGCCGATGTGGCCACTAGTATCACCGGGGGCGTGATTGCTTACCAGGGCACTGATTTAGCCCAGCTAATGCAACCCTACCACCACCAAATTAATCAAGATTTGGTTAGCTTGGTTAACCGTGACTGGCCCGACCTGGCCATCCATCAGTTACCCTGGCCCAGCGACTGGCAGTTAAGCCTGGTCGCCACCCATCAGAGTGCTGATACCAAAAAGGCTCTGAGCCGGGTCCAACTTGCTTCTAGTTTTTATCAAGACAGTCAACGGATAGTCGCGGCTGTCCAAGCAGCGATTGCTGGCCAGGATTATTCCCAGCTGCGCAAGGCCCTGGCAGCCAACCAAAATCTGCTACGAGAAAACCTGCCGGCTGAATATCTAACCTCACGTCTGACCCGGTTCTTAACTGGTTTAAGTGACTACCACCTAGCCGGCAAGGTCAGTGGTGCCGGCTTTGGTGATAACGGCTTTGCCATCAGTGATGGTCAGCCCCTCCCCCCTGACCTGGTCCAGACCTGGACCAGTGCCGGTCTCAACGTTTCAGCGCTAAACATCGTACCTAGCCAGCTCAAATCCCTGGAGTAGCCCATGGTTTCCCAACAATCACAGCGAAAAAATGAACACCTCTCCTTGGCTGTTAAGATGTGGCGTGACCATAATCAGCCCCAAAACGGGGCCGGTTTTGACCAGGTCCGCTGGCAGCCCAATACCCTGCCAGAGTTGTCGGTTAGCCAGGTTGATGTTTCTACCAATCTGTTGGGCACTGACCTGCCCTGGCCCTTCTACATCGAGGCGATGACTGGCGGTTCTGACCAAGGTGGTCGATACAACCAGCAACTTGCCCAGGCCGCTAAAATCACCGGCCTGGCCATGGCGGTTGGTTCCCAGTCCATTGCTTTAAAGGATGCCAGTCAACGGGCTTCCTTCGAGGTTGTTCGTCAGGAAAATCCCTACGGCTTTATCATGGCCAACCTTGGTGCTGACCACAGTTTAGCCAATCTGAAGGTCGCTGTTGACATGATTGGGGCCAATGCCATTGAAATCCACGTTAATGTGGCCCAGGAATTATCAATGGTTGAGGGCGACCGCGACTTTCACTGGCAGGATAACCTGGCCAATCTGATTGCCCACTCGCCGGTGCCCGTCGTCATTAAAGAGGTTGGTTTTGGCATGTCTCGCCGCAGTCTGACCCAGTTAGACGACTTGCAGCCAGCCGCCATCAACGTTGGTGGTACTAACGGCACTAACTTTGCTGAAATCGAACAGGCCCGTAGTCATCCGAGTTCGGCGACCATTGATCTCAGCCACTACGGCTTTTCAGTGGTGGAAAGCCTCTTAGCTGCTCAGGCCGCCCAGGTCAGGACACCCTTAATTGCGACCGGCGGCATAAGTAATCCAAATCAAGTGATTACGGCCCTCATGCTAGGGGCCCAGGCAACTTCCAGTGCCGGTTACTTCCTAGAAATTCTAGCCCGCCAGGGTCAGGGTGCCCTGATTGAGACGATTGAGCAGTGGCAGGCCGCCCTACCCAAATTGATGACCCTCCTAGGGGCGCGTGATATCGCGGCCCTGCAAAGGCAGGTACCAATTCTTTCGACCAACCTACAAAATTTTAAAGCCCAATTATAAAAAACCAGCTAGTAGTTACTAGCTGGTTTTTTATAATTTATTGGTTTAAGCCCACGCGGTCAAAAATTTCATCAACGTGGCGCAGGTGGTAATGATAGTCAAAGGCATCATCAATCTGAGCTGGGCTCAGGTACTTTTGGATTGTTGGATCGGCTTCAACCAGGGTCCGGAAGTCCCGCTGCTCATCCCAAGAACGGGCTGTCAGTGGTTGCACCGTGTCATAGGCGGCCTCTCGTGACAGGCCGGCATCAACCAAGCTCAGCAGCAAGCGCTGTGAGTAAATCAGGCCATAAGTCCGGTCCATGTTCTTACGCATGGTTTCAGGGAAGACCCCGAGATTATTCAGGATACCGGTTTGCCGGTGGAGCATATAGTCCAAGGTGGCCGTACCATCCGGCAGGATGATTCGTTCGGCTGAAGAGTGGGAAATGTCCCGCTCATGCCAGAGGGTAACATTTTCCAAGGCGGTAACACTGTAGCCACGTAGGACCCGGGCCAAGCCAGTCAAATTCTCATCACCGATGGGATTACGCTTATGTGGCATGGCGGAAGAACCCTTCTGCCCCTTACCAAAGCCTTCTTCAACTTCATGAATCTCAGAACGTTGGAGGGAGCGGATTTCAGTCGCCAACTCTTCAATTTGCGTACCGATTAAGGCAATGGTCTGCATGTAGTCTGCGTGCAAATCACGGGGCAGCACCTGGGAACCAATTGGCTGGGCCCGCAGTCCCAATTCCTTCATGGCCACCTTTTCAACTTCAGGGGGCACATTGGCAAAGGTACCGACCGCACCAGATAACTTACCGGTTAACATTTCTTCGGCCACGCGGTCAAAACGCTCAATCGCCCGGCTGGCTGAGGCGTAAAAACGGGCCATCTTCAAGCCAAAGGTCGTTGGCTCAGCGTGAACCCCGTGGGTCCGGCCCATCATAACCGTATCCTTGTACTTTAAAGCCAAGCCCTTGATGGCTTCCCGCCACTGCTTCAAGTCTTCCTTGATAATATCGTTAGCCTGCCGTAGGCGCAGGGCCTGGGCTGTATCAACGACATCGGTAGAGGTCAGGCCGTAGTGAACCCACTTACGTTCCTCGCCCAAAGACTCCGACACATTCCGCGTAAAGGCAACCACATCGTGACGGGTCGACCGCTCAATTTCAGCAATCCGGTCCACATCGAACTTGGCGTTTTTCCGAATCTTTTCCAAATCCTCGGCGGGAATATGACCTTGGTCAACCCAACCGGCCACCACGGCAATTTCCACATCTAACCAGCTTTGGTACTGGTTCTTCAATGACCAAATCGCACGCATTTCGGGCCGCGAATAACGTTCCAGCATAGTAACCATCCTTTATTTCTAATTGCTCAACAACCCTATTTTATCAGTTTTCCCGGTAAAATATTCGTTAATAAACTAAAAATACTCTCACAATCATCCGAAACGTTCGGATTTACGCCAAGATTTCGTCAATCCGCGCCAACTCGTCCTGAGTAAAGTCAGGATGCTTGGTAAACTGCAGGTTCCCAAGGAGGTGATCCACCTTGCTGGCGCCAATGACCACACTGGCCACCCGACGGTCCTGGAGCAACCAGGCCAACGACATCTGAGATAAGGTTTGCTGGCGGCTCTGAGCCAAGTCGTTTAAGGCCCGCAACTTGTTTTCTAGCGCCTGCTTACCATTTTTAAAGAGGAACTCGTTAGTTCGGTGGACCGGGAAATCATCAGGAATGCCATCCAAGTACCGGTCTGTCAATAGTCCTTCTGCTAAGGGACCATAGGCAAAGAGCCCAGCATGGTGCTGGTCCAGGATATCTAAGAGACCACCGTTCTTAGCACCCTGGTTTAGCATGTTATAAGAAACCTGGTTGCCAATGAATGGCGTCCCCAAATCGGCAAAAATCTTAGCAATGGCCGCAGTTTGTTCGGCCGTGTAATTGGAAACACCAACATAGAGGGCCTTTCCTTGACGAACCAGGAGGTCCAAGGTCTGAGCCGTTTCTTCTAGGCGAGTTTCAGGGTCCCAGCGGTGAGCATAGAAAATATCAACATAGTCCAAACCCATCCGCTGCAAACTTAGGTCTAAGGCATTGACCAGGGTCTTCTTACCTGAAAACTGGCCCAGTGGTCCCGGCCACATGTGGTAACCAGCCTTGGTCGTAATTACCAACTCGTTGCGGTAGGGACGCAGGTCCGACCGGTAAACCTGGCCAAAGGTTTCTTCGGCCGTCCCATTTCCTGGACCGTAGTTGGAGGCGTTATCAAAGCTGAAAATACCATTATCAAAGGCGGTTAAAATCACCTCCCGGGAATTGGCCAGGGGCATTTGATCGCCCAGGTTACGCCAAAGACCAAAGGACACGGCTGGCACAATTAAGCCAGAATCACTGACCCGGCGATAAGGCAACTTTTCGTAGCGGTTAGGATTAGCAGCGTATACCATTTATAACTCCTTGAAAGATCTTAGGGCCAAAATGTGCTCGGCGGCCCGTTGGTGCTCTTCAACGTTGGGATGACGGTTAGCGGTCAAAACCGCCCAGTCACTAGTATCAACCACTTCCAAGTGGTCAAAACGGCGGCTCTCCTGCTGAAAAATGTCGACGTACTCGCCATTAAAGGGCGTTAACAGCAGGACTTTGGCATCGTGGAAACGCTTGACCAACTCCAGTAAGTAGACCCGCAGCCCAAAGGTAAATTCCTGACGACTGGCCCCGTAGTTAAAGTCATTTAGGCCATAGTTCACGATGACCAGGTCCGTTTGGACGCGGGGTCGGGCAATTCCAGGGCTAACCTGCCAGAGGGCCGTAATCGCGGTTGGTTCCTGAAACGGTGCCCGCCGGGTTAGGCCGGTGCCACCATAGGCAATCCGGGCCAAGGGCCGACCTACCTGCTGGGACACCAGACTGGGAAAGCTTTGGGCCGGCAGGTTCTGATTACCAGCCATTAATTCACCGGCAGTAATTGAGTCCCCCACAAAGGTTAGGTAGGGCTTGTCAACCGGCACTGGCTTTAGGTCTAAATCGGTACGGATAGCAGTCAGGACGACCCCGTTTTGCCAGAGAGCTACCTGCCCTTGGTCTAGTTGATCTAGGACCAGCTGGTTATGCCCGGCGGCGACGTTAATTTTCAATTGGTTACCGGTCAGCGTCACTTGACCAGCAGCCACCCCGTCGTGAAGGACCGTAAAGGTCAAGGCTGGGTAAGGTTCTAAAAATTCTAAGGTTACTGGTCCAGCTGCTGGACTAATAAAGTCCACGATGGCACCGTACTGGCTGGTCACTAGGCCAGCCTCGCTAAGGCCCCATTCGGGTGACAGGAAGGCCTGGGTATCTGCTGAAGTCATAAGGATACTTCCGGATTATCTGGGCTGGTGAGCATACCAGCCATACTTTCATGGTTAATGACGCGGCGCAGCCCTTCGGCAAAGAGTGGCGCCACTGACAGCTCAACCAGCTTATCGAAGCGCTTCTCAGCTGGAATTTCGATGGTGTTGGTGACAATCACGCGGTCAAGGGGAGCCGCTTCCAAGCGTTCCACTGCATGATGGGACAGGACCGGGTGGGTGGCCAGGGCATCAATCTTAGTGGCCCCGGCATCGGCCAAGGCCTGGCTGGCCTGGGCCATGGTCCGGCCTGAATCAATGATGTCATCCATCAAGATGGCATGCTTACCAGCCACCGTACCGGTGATTTGGAAATGCTTGGCCTGGCCATGCTCCTCTTCACGGGCATCGACAATGGCCCAGTTGGCATTAAGGACCTTGGCAAAGTTCTGGACCATTTTTAAGCTGTTAGGGTCGGGTGAAACCACCACCACGTCATCCCCAGTCAGTCCCTGCTCGTAAAAGTAGTGACTTTGAACCGGGGTGGCCAGTAAGTGGTCAACTGGGATATCAAAGAAACCCTGTACCTGGCTGGTATGTAGGTCCATGGCCATTAACCGCTTAACCCCTTGGGTTTCCAAGAGGTCAGCGATTAAGCGGGCAACGATTGGTTCCCGGGAACGGGCCTTGCGGTCGGAACGTGCATAGCCAAAGTAAGGAATAATCACGTTGATTGACCGAGCGGAAGTGCGGCGGGCTGCGTCAATGAAGACCATCAGCCGCATCAGGTTGTCGTGCACCGGGGTGGTAATCCCCTGAATGACGTAGACATCCTGTCCGCGGACCGAGTCGACAATCCGTTCGTAAATTTCGTTATCGGCAAAGGTCTCTAAATCGACCGCTGCCAAGGGAATATCAGAAATTGATGCAATTTCCTCAGCCAGACTGGGATTACTACCCAGCTGAAAAAGTCGGTACTCGGGGTTACTCATGTTTTCCTGCCTTCATTCCTTTGCTTTACTTATCTGATTATAACAGCAATTTTAAACCTTTTTGGGCATGAAATCAGCGGGCTTCAAGTCCGCCATGCCAATCATCGGATCGATACTTTGCTCCTGAATTGCCGCAACGGTTAGCTGGTGCTTAACGGGTGCGCCTGGTTCACGAGTAGCCGCAACGGACCGGCTAGGGGTAGCTGCCACAATTGTGGACTGATTACTTTTGGCTGTGTCAGTCCCAGCTGTCTTAGCCTGGCTCACCGAGTCTTTAACACCTACTTTGCCAACCTGCAAGCGCTGGGCTAGGGCCGTCTGCCGGGCTGGCACTGGTGTTTGGGCGGCCCGTTCAAAGGCAGCCCGACTACCAACCAGGATCAGGGCTTCCTTCGCCCGAGTCAGCCCAGTATAGAGCAGGTTGCGGTTTAACATCATGTGGAATTGGTCAGCCAGAACCAGTAAAACCAGCTTAAATTCGTTGCCCTGGGCCTTGTGAACCGTGGTGGCATAGGCCAGGGTCAGCTGTCCCAAATCCTTTTTGTCATAGGTGACTTCCTTGCCATCAAAGTCAACGACCAGGCCGTCCGCCTGCTGACCAGAATCTTTTTGGTAGTGAACGGCCAAAACCGTCCCCATGTCACCGTTATAAATATCACGTTCACTGTCGTTTTCTAATTGTAGAACCTTGTCCCCTTTTCGGAAAACAAATTGGCCCCGTTGGAGCGATTTTTGGCCCGGACGACTAGGATTAAAACATTCCTGGGCTAGCTGGTTGAGGGCGACCACCCCACTGCTCCCCTTGTACATCGGCGTTAAAATTTGAACATCCTGGGCCGTGAAGCCTTTTTTAATCGCAGCTCGTAAGACCTGGCCGACTGCCTGGGGGGCCTGGTCACTGCTAACTAGGAAGGTTGAACGGTCGCCCTTATTCTCTTCAAAATCATCAGGCAACTGGCCAGCTTTAATACTGGCTGCCAGACTATTAATACTGCTTCCCCGCCCTTGTCGATAAATCACATCTAGCTGACTGTGGTCAATTTGGTGGCTGGAAAGTAGGTCGGCCAAGACATTGCCGGGACCAACCGAAGGCAGCTGGTCGCTATCACCGACAAAAATAATCCGCATATCATCGGGCACCGCCGCCAGTAATTTATCGGCCAACTCGATATCGAGCATGGAAGCCTCATCAACAATTAGAAGGCCGCCACTCAGGGGTTGGTCAGCATTGAATTCGGGCTGTTTGAAGTCCACCATTCCCAAAAGCCGGTGAATGGTAGTGGCCTCGTAGCCGGTCACCTCGGTCATCCGCTTAGCGGCCCGACCGGTCGGCGAAGCCAGGCGGACCCGGTGATCAAAGCGCCACTGTTCGGGTTCGTCGTGTTCTTCAGCCATTTGGTCCAGCAAGCGCTCGTAGGTAGCCACAATCGCCTGAATAATGGTGGTTTTCCCGGTACCCGGACCACCGGTTAAAACAAAGACATGGGCGGCTAAGCCCTGCTCAACCGCCTCAACCTGGCGCTGGTCTAACTGAATATCTTTGGGGACGACCAGGTTTTTAGCAATCTGTTTTTGCGTAAATTTGAGCTGGCTTTGACTATTTTTTAAGGCTAATAAACGCGCTGCAACTTCAGTCTCATCCTGGTAAAGCGAACGGGTATAACTGTGGCCGTCAGCGACTACAACCAGATCATCTTTGACCAGTGCCTGCTGGGCCTGGTCAACAATCTGATCCAAATTAGGATCTGAACTGCCCAGTAACTGAGCTACCGCCGAAACCAACTGGGTCTGGCTGAGGTAGGTATGACCATAGTGCTGACCAGCAGCTGCCAAGGCTGCATAAACCGCGGCCTGGTACCGTTGCGGGCTGTCACCGGCCAGGTTCAAACGCTGGGCTAACTGGTCAACCTTCCGAAAGGAAAGGCCGTCAAACTCAAACACTAGCCGGTAAGGGTGTTGGCTGATAATGTCCTGGGCCTCACCACCGTACTGGTCATAGAGACGGCCAGCCAGCTCGTTGCTAATCCCCAGGCGACCAGCTTGGACGAAGAGCTGTTCCAAACCTAGGTTTGACTGCAAGGTTTGGGCAATATTTTTGGCAATATCGGGCTTAACAATCCCCCTTAAGACGGTGGGGTCAGCCACAATTAAATCCAGGGCCTCCTCTCCAAGATGGTCAACAATCTTGGCCGCAGTCTTAGCACCGACCCCCTTAAATTGGTCCGAAGACAGGTACTTCACCAGACCATCCCGGCCGCTGGGCAGCTCATTTTGGTAATGGTCAACCTTTAGCTGCTGTCCGTACTTGGGATGGTTAACCAGGCGACCGTAAAAGGTATAATTACCGCCCTCTTGCACGTCGGCAAAGGACCCGGTCACAATCATTTCCGGCTCATCCCAGCCTTCGATATTAGTATCTTCGACCTCAATGGAAAGAATTTTAAAGTAGGAATCCTGGGCCGAAAAAATGACACGCCCGAGCGTGCCAGTCACCTGTTCTTGTTGTGAAGTTGCTTCCGCCATTCACAGTCCTTCTTAAATCGTTGTCGTGCCATCCTGGGCCTTGCCCAAATAGGAGGTGTCATTCCAGTCTACCAGGTCAAAGTCCTGCCCATTGCCAGTCAAAATCGTGGTCGAAGTATTACCCAGACCACTCCGCTGGCTAATTTTATCCGCCGGAGTCTTCAACAGCGCGTTTAAGCCAATCCGTAAAATCAAACCGTGGGCCACGACCAAAACCGTGCCGTTGGGCTGGGATTGACTAATTTCACGAATACAGCGGGTAAAACGGTCAAGGGCACCCTGGTAATTCTCACCGCCAAAGTCCCGGCCATCAAACTGGGTTAAATCATGGCGGTAGTCATAGTAGTCCTGCGGGTATTTTTGGTCGATTTCCTCGTGAGTGTGACCTTCCCACTGTCCTAGACCAAATTCAGCTAGGTCTGAACGTAGTGACAGGGGTAAGTCCCCAGGCAGGTCATTTTTAACCGTGACCGCTGTTTGCCGGGCCCGCTTGATTGGGGAGGCATAGACATGGTCAAAGTGCACGCCTTTGAGGTGGGCGGCCAGCTTTTTCATATCGGCAAAACTGCTGGGCAGCAGGGGCGAATCTCCCTGGCCGCCCTGAAAACGCTGAGCCAGATTCCACTCAGTTTGTCCGTGTCGAATGAAGTAAAAGGTTGTCATGAGGCTAACTTTTCCAATACACCGCGCTTAATCAAATCGTTCACAAAGAACCGATACAGGGTCACCATATCCTGGTCCTGGGCATGGTCAAAAATATTCACCCGAACCGTATCGGCGGCCGAGACCGTGCTCATCTTAAAACCAGTTAAGTCAGGGTTAACGGACACCTTGAGCTTAATCGCCTGGTCTAAGTTCTTATCTGCTTCTAAGGAACGATGCAGGACGTAAGCCCCGGCATTATTCTTAATGAAACCCAAATCCAGGAGGGTATATTTTTTGATGGCGGGACTAATTTGATAAGTCGTGTCGCCCGGTACTGTTACTTCTTTGGCAAAGGCCATAAAACCGTGCTCCTCTCGATGTTGGAAACCAACTTAAATCAGTATTTGATGAGTCCATTATAACAAAAAAAGCCACCACTTAGGGAGGCCTCAGACCCGACGGTACCAAAATAATAGGACCGGCTTGAGTCTCAGTTTAATGAGCACCCATTTAATCCTACGTTTCAATCGTTGATCTCTTGGAATGTTTTTACGGTGGTACTGATTCAAGTAGGCGGTCCGGTACTGGTTGGCCAAATCTGGTTGTTTTTGCCGCCAAGCCAGGACTAGGAGTGGAACAAGCAGGTCTTGGACTCTCAGCTCACTAAGCGCAACCAAGGCCGGTTGGTTGGCTTCCATTAAGTCCTGCTGGATAGCAAGGACACTTTGGTACCCATTTTGGTAGGTAGCTAAATCCGCCCGGTGAATCGCCGACTGGTCGTGCTGGACGTAGTCGTAGTAGCTTTGATCCAGCCACTGCACCGATTCGCAGCGCAGTAGCAGGCGGACAAAAACCTCTTCATCTTCTAAAAAACGCAGCGCCGGTCTCAGGCGCAAATCCTGCCAGAGACGTCGGTGGGCAATCATTCCCACTAAAAAACCACCACTTTTTTGTTCTAAGAGATTGGCCACGCTCGCCAAACCGCTATAGCGGCCTGCAAGATTGCGCTTTTCACCGACCATCTGACCCGCCGGATTAACCAGGCGGAGGTTGTAGATCGCCAGCTCAGTATCAGCCGCCTTCAAGCCGGCCACATACCCCGAAATGAAATCGGTTGGGAAGTTATCATCGACGTCCGCAAACATAAAGTACTGCTTATTAGCGGCTGCTAGCGCGCGGTTGCGGGCGGCCGCCACACCCTGATTGGTTTGGGTAATCAGGCGCAGTGGCAACTCTGGGTGGACCGTCATAAAGGCCTGTACCCTGCTGACAGTCTGATCAGTGCTGCCGTCATCGACTAGGACCCATTCGAAATCAGCGTAATTCTGCCGGCTGACCTGGTCTAAGAAGTGGTCAATAGTTGCTTCAGCATTATACATCGCCGTCATCACGCTAACCGAGTATGTACTATCTGCTACCATTTAAACCTCCTCTCCGCCATCGGCCAATCCTATAGGGTAAAATATAAACACTTTTAAAGCCCAAAACGCAGGCCCTTGGGATAGAAATTTTTCAGCTGGCCATTGACGTACTTGGCCCAGCCAATGCCATTCCCGTTCGCCTGGACCAGGACCCAACCCTTCTTTAACTCGGTATCGCTAAGATTAATCACGTCGCCGTGCACATATTGGGCAAATTGCGCTTCATCGAGCGCAAACCTTTGCTGTACCTGGTCTGGATGCAGGGCCAAGGCTAGGGCATGGTCTGGTTCAAACCGTCCCTTTTTAAAACGACCTAGGACCAAGCCCAACCGCAAGATTTTAATCTGCTTTGTCGCTGGTAATTCAGCTGGTGCTAACATCAGCCGGTC from Leuconostocaceae bacterium ESL0723 harbors:
- a CDS encoding GDSL-type esterase/lipase family protein → MTSADTQAFLSPEWGLSEAGLVTSQYGAIVDFISPAAGPVTLEFLEPYPALTFTVLHDGVAAGQVTLTGNQLKINVAAGHNQLVLDQLDQGQVALWQNGVVLTAIRTDLDLKPVPVDKPYLTFVGDSITAGELMAGNQNLPAQSFPSLVSQQVGRPLARIAYGGTGLTRRAPFQEPTAITALWQVSPGIARPRVQTDLVIVNYGLNDFNYGASRQEFTFGLRVYLLELVKRFHDAKVLLLTPFNGEYVDIFQQESRRFDHLEVVDTSDWAVLTANRHPNVEEHQRAAEHILALRSFKEL
- a CDS encoding ribose-phosphate diphosphokinase, with amino-acid sequence MSNPEYRLFQLGSNPSLAEEIASISDIPLAAVDLETFADNEIYERIVDSVRGQDVYVIQGITTPVHDNLMRLMVFIDAARRTSARSINVIIPYFGYARSDRKARSREPIVARLIADLLETQGVKRLMAMDLHTSQVQGFFDIPVDHLLATPVQSHYFYEQGLTGDDVVVVSPDPNSLKMVQNFAKVLNANWAIVDAREEEHGQAKHFQITGTVAGKHAILMDDIIDSGRTMAQASQALADAGATKIDALATHPVLSHHAVERLEAAPLDRVIVTNTIEIPAEKRFDKLVELSVAPLFAEGLRRVINHESMAGMLTSPDNPEVSL
- a CDS encoding ATP-dependent RecD-like DNA helicase → MAEATSQQEQVTGTLGRVIFSAQDSYFKILSIEVEDTNIEGWDEPEMIVTGSFADVQEGGNYTFYGRLVNHPKYGQQLKVDHYQNELPSGRDGLVKYLSSDQFKGVGAKTAAKIVDHLGEEALDLIVADPTVLRGIVKPDIAKNIAQTLQSNLGLEQLFVQAGRLGISNELAGRLYDQYGGEAQDIISQHPYRLVFEFDGLSFRKVDQLAQRLNLAGDSPQRYQAAVYAALAAAGQHYGHTYLSQTQLVSAVAQLLGSSDPNLDQIVDQAQQALVKDDLVVVADGHSYTRSLYQDETEVAARLLALKNSQSQLKFTQKQIAKNLVVPKDIQLDQRQVEAVEQGLAAHVFVLTGGPGTGKTTIIQAIVATYERLLDQMAEEHDEPEQWRFDHRVRLASPTGRAAKRMTEVTGYEATTIHRLLGMVDFKQPEFNADQPLSGGLLIVDEASMLDIELADKLLAAVPDDMRIIFVGDSDQLPSVGPGNVLADLLSSHQIDHSQLDVIYRQGRGSSINSLAASIKAGQLPDDFEENKGDRSTFLVSSDQAPQAVGQVLRAAIKKGFTAQDVQILTPMYKGSSGVVALNQLAQECFNPSRPGQKSLQRGQFVFRKGDKVLQLENDSERDIYNGDMGTVLAVHYQKDSGQQADGLVVDFDGKEVTYDKKDLGQLTLAYATTVHKAQGNEFKLVLLVLADQFHMMLNRNLLYTGLTRAKEALILVGSRAAFERAAQTPVPARQTALAQRLQVGKVGVKDSVSQAKTAGTDTAKSNQSTIVAATPSRSVAATREPGAPVKHQLTVAAIQEQSIDPMIGMADLKPADFMPKKV
- a CDS encoding histidine phosphatase family protein; the encoded protein is MTTFYFIRHGQTEWNLAQRFQGGQGDSPLLPSSFADMKKLAAHLKGVHFDHVYASPIKRARQTAVTVKNDLPGDLPLSLRSDLAEFGLGQWEGHTHEEIDQKYPQDYYDYRHDLTQFDGRDFGGENYQGALDRFTRCIREISQSQPNGTVLVVAHGLILRIGLNALLKTPADKISQRSGLGNTSTTILTGNGQDFDLVDWNDTSYLGKAQDGTTTI
- a CDS encoding cysteine desulfurase; the encoded protein is MAFAKEVTVPGDTTYQISPAIKKYTLLDLGFIKNNAGAYVLHRSLEADKNLDQAIKLKVSVNPDLTGFKMSTVSAADTVRVNIFDHAQDQDMVTLYRFFVNDLIKRGVLEKLAS
- a CDS encoding glycosyltransferase; amino-acid sequence: MVADSTYSVSVMTAMYNAEATIDHFLDQVSRQNYADFEWVLVDDGSTDQTVSRVQAFMTVHPELPLRLITQTNQGVAAARNRALAAANKQYFMFADVDDNFPTDFISGYVAGLKAADTELAIYNLRLVNPAGQMVGEKRNLAGRYSGLASVANLLEQKSGGFLVGMIAHRRLWQDLRLRPALRFLEDEEVFVRLLLRCESVQWLDQSYYDYVQHDQSAIHRADLATYQNGYQSVLAIQQDLMEANQPALVALSELRVQDLLVPLLVLAWRQKQPDLANQYRTAYLNQYHRKNIPRDQRLKRRIKWVLIKLRLKPVLLFWYRRV